In Mytilus galloprovincialis chromosome 1, xbMytGall1.hap1.1, whole genome shotgun sequence, the following are encoded in one genomic region:
- the LOC143064718 gene encoding F-box only protein 32-like — MSADEDKWQPCIHQIQGTGKERRITISLSETLQKLEVEKVALSISGFRYCSDFYRSLLTVGLNKISGTSQKQVFIAIEKMLFEALSSETNLICVRKLLRTALSSLEKGEGNRIGSKRLWNKHKETVSNLLCRLDMYEIKSREEDGKPMFLDLPKECIYNIIAKLSNPKDILNLGQACSYLNVICEDSLLWQQLCFLHFSEKQVASLLTDDLDYSDTNWTHMFHLCKRQFKLTFTEVYGDEVVLCDNCRKLYSLCIIATGNWIVEV, encoded by the exons ATGTC TGCAGATGAAGATAAATGGCAGCCCTGTATTCATCAAATTCAAGGCACTGGGAAAGAG cgGCGAATAACTATAAGTTTGAGTGAAACTTTACAAAAGTTAGAAGTTGAGAAAGTGGCCTTAAGTATAAGTGGATTTCGTTACTGCTCTGAT TTTTACAGATCATTGTTAACAGTTGGGCTGAACAAAATCAGTGGAACATCACAGAAACAAGTTTTTATAGCCATAGAAAAGATGCTTTTTGAAG CTTTATCTTCTGAAACAAATCTTATTTGTGTACGTAAACTGTTGAGGACTGCATTGTCATCTTTGGAAAAGGGAGAGGGGAATAGAATTGGTAGTAAGCGGTTGTGGAACAAACATAAGGAGACAGTCAGCAATCTGTTATGTCGATTGGACATGTATGAAATTAAATCG AGAGAAGAAGATGGCAAGCCAATGTTTCTAGATCTACCAAAGGAATGCATTTACAACATTATTGCCAAACTGTCAAATCCTAAAGACATTCTAAACCTTGGACAAGCTTGTAGCTATCTTAATGTCATATGTGAAGATTCATTACTATGGCAACAGCTATGCTTCCTCCATTTTTCGGAAAAACAGGTTGCTTCACTTTTAACTGACGACTTGGATTACAGTGACACTAACTGGACACACATGTTTCATTTATGTAAAAG GCAATTCAAATTAACATTTACTGAAGTGTATGGAGACGAGGTTGTTTTGTGTGATAATTGTAGGAAGTTATattcactgtgtatcatcgccaccggaaattgg attGTTGAAGTATAA